A part of Myxococcus landrumus genomic DNA contains:
- a CDS encoding 2Fe-2S iron-sulfur cluster-binding protein: MSDNDTKKPNGDVPAAPVAASTTPPAPKAAAPAGPPPKPAPKNPGFVTCTVDGKEVVVKPGTNMIEAAKTVGSDIPYYCYHPRLSIAANCRICLIEASNAPKLVPACQTPLAEGVVIKTTTPKVKEQQRAVMEFLLLNHPVDCSICDQAGECKLQDYYMKYDYRPSRLEGGKTLKNKRKVLGPRVVLDQERCIMCTRCVRVMNEVAKQPQLGVFGRGSHERIDVFPGNELDSDYSMNTVDVCPVGALLSRDFRFKARAWFLSATPSVCTGCAKGCNTYVDWMSQDTYRIRPRENEEINQSWMCDSGRLLYKSFNLGRVLQARLGRASGKAASNEAVPVVTRKEAAQAAAKALKPLVGSGKLAVLASPVSSNEELLAGLTFAKATLGVSTVYVGGRPQGTADHFLRVADKNPNRKGLEWIAKGLGLKVESFDALSQALSKGSVKALYAIGTEVPVDAETFAQATSQLETFVVQATNESPVTAQATVLLPASIHVEDEGSFTQMDGITQRFRKAYPPKGDAIPGWKWAAELTREAGGEAPAWTSARDVWRELAGKVAEFAEFNWDKASPPDREKPGINPLPTGADGRPPGYREFGSPRVRGI; encoded by the coding sequence GTGAGCGACAACGACACGAAGAAGCCAAATGGTGACGTGCCCGCTGCCCCCGTGGCGGCCAGCACCACGCCACCGGCGCCCAAGGCCGCCGCTCCCGCGGGCCCGCCTCCCAAGCCCGCGCCCAAGAACCCGGGCTTCGTCACCTGCACCGTCGACGGCAAGGAAGTCGTCGTGAAGCCGGGGACGAACATGATCGAGGCGGCCAAGACGGTCGGCTCGGACATCCCGTACTACTGCTACCACCCGCGCCTCTCCATCGCGGCCAACTGCCGCATCTGCCTCATCGAGGCGTCCAACGCGCCCAAGCTCGTGCCCGCGTGCCAGACGCCGCTGGCCGAGGGTGTCGTCATCAAGACGACGACGCCCAAGGTGAAGGAGCAGCAGCGCGCGGTGATGGAGTTCCTGCTGCTCAACCACCCGGTCGACTGCTCCATCTGCGACCAGGCCGGTGAGTGCAAGCTGCAGGACTACTACATGAAGTACGACTACCGCCCCTCGCGCCTCGAGGGCGGCAAGACGCTGAAGAACAAGCGCAAGGTGCTCGGGCCCCGCGTGGTGCTGGACCAGGAGCGCTGCATCATGTGCACCCGGTGCGTGCGCGTGATGAACGAGGTCGCCAAGCAGCCGCAGCTGGGCGTGTTCGGCCGCGGCAGCCACGAGCGCATCGACGTGTTCCCGGGCAACGAGCTCGACAGCGACTACTCGATGAACACCGTGGACGTGTGCCCGGTCGGCGCGCTGCTCAGCCGCGACTTCCGCTTCAAGGCGCGCGCGTGGTTCCTGTCCGCCACCCCGTCCGTGTGCACCGGCTGCGCCAAGGGCTGCAACACGTACGTGGACTGGATGTCGCAGGACACCTACCGCATCCGTCCTCGCGAGAACGAGGAGATCAACCAGAGCTGGATGTGTGACTCCGGCCGGCTCCTGTACAAGTCCTTCAACCTGGGCCGCGTGCTCCAGGCCCGCCTCGGCCGCGCCTCGGGCAAGGCCGCCTCCAACGAGGCCGTGCCGGTGGTGACGCGCAAGGAGGCCGCGCAGGCGGCGGCCAAGGCGCTCAAGCCGCTGGTGGGCAGCGGGAAGCTGGCCGTGCTGGCCTCGCCCGTGTCCTCCAACGAGGAGCTGCTGGCGGGTCTCACCTTCGCCAAGGCCACGCTGGGCGTCTCCACCGTGTACGTGGGCGGCCGTCCGCAGGGCACCGCGGACCACTTCCTGCGCGTCGCGGACAAGAACCCCAACCGCAAGGGCCTGGAGTGGATCGCCAAGGGCCTGGGCCTGAAGGTGGAGTCCTTCGACGCGCTGTCGCAGGCGCTCTCCAAGGGCTCGGTGAAGGCGCTCTACGCCATCGGCACCGAGGTGCCGGTCGACGCGGAGACCTTCGCGCAGGCCACCTCCCAGCTCGAGACCTTCGTCGTGCAGGCGACCAACGAGTCGCCCGTGACGGCGCAGGCCACGGTGCTGCTGCCCGCCTCGATTCACGTCGAGGACGAGGGCTCCTTCACGCAGATGGACGGCATCACCCAGCGCTTCCGCAAGGCGTACCCGCCCAAGGGCGACGCCATCCCGGGCTGGAAGTGGGCCGCGGAGCTGACGCGCGAGGCGGGCGGCGAGGCGCCGGCCTGGACCTCCGCGCGCGACGTGTGGCGCGAGCTGGCCGGCAAGGTGGCCGAGTTCGCGGAGTTCAACTGGGACAAGGCGTCTCCGCCGGACCGGGAGAAGCCGGGTATCAATCCGCTGCCCACCGGCGCCGATGGGCGTCCTCCGGGCTACCGTGAGTTCGGTTCTCCCCGGGTGAGGGGTATCTAG
- a CDS encoding complex I subunit 1/NuoH family protein, which produces MKRVLTVLVAIGTIIGSLAAVSALAYLTAGWAEEHLFSGASRLTNIIFLMLVFVMIIATLLTLAERKWSALMQDRVGPNRARINIPGIRNRSLAGIPHILTDVLKMLTKEDFIPGAANRFLFKLGPILAFAPVFALFAVVPAGPSVMVMGHKVDMVVATPDFGVLYMLGIASLAVYGTALAGWSSNNKFALLGGVRASSQMIAYEVALGLSLVGLFMAFSSLQLPAMVGELGLGGAAATGQAAYLWRSDVTLFGQTFDIGLPAWGFILQPIGFIGFFAASFAETKRAPFDVPEGESEIIGYFVEYSGMKFGMFMISEFVEVVVLAGVTTTLFFGGHHLPFFGEWLASQPLMQEHGWLYGTLLGTVYWVKVLFLIWVQLVIRWTFPRFRYDQIQTLGWKILLPLALGNVFVSGALILLDPSLRALAVVGLLELGVLFVLTTTKKESAEGGAHDGHGAHGHDHGHDAHGAPAHASAASSH; this is translated from the coding sequence ATGAAGCGCGTACTGACTGTCCTCGTCGCCATCGGAACCATCATCGGTTCCCTCGCGGCTGTGTCGGCGCTGGCCTATCTCACGGCCGGCTGGGCCGAGGAGCACCTGTTCTCGGGCGCCAGCCGCCTGACGAACATCATCTTCTTGATGCTCGTCTTCGTGATGATCATCGCCACGCTCCTCACGCTCGCCGAGCGCAAGTGGAGCGCGCTGATGCAGGACCGCGTGGGACCCAACCGCGCGCGCATCAACATCCCCGGCATCCGCAACCGCTCCCTGGCCGGCATCCCGCACATCCTCACGGACGTGCTGAAGATGCTGACGAAGGAAGACTTCATCCCGGGCGCGGCCAACCGCTTCCTGTTCAAGCTGGGCCCCATCCTCGCCTTCGCCCCTGTGTTCGCGCTGTTCGCCGTGGTGCCCGCGGGCCCCTCGGTGATGGTGATGGGCCACAAGGTGGACATGGTGGTGGCGACGCCGGACTTCGGCGTCCTCTACATGCTCGGCATCGCGTCGCTGGCCGTCTACGGCACGGCGCTGGCGGGCTGGTCCTCCAACAACAAGTTCGCGCTGCTGGGCGGCGTGCGCGCCTCCTCGCAGATGATTGCGTACGAAGTCGCGCTGGGCCTGTCGCTCGTCGGCCTGTTCATGGCGTTCTCCTCGCTCCAACTGCCCGCGATGGTGGGTGAGCTGGGCCTGGGCGGCGCGGCGGCCACGGGCCAGGCGGCCTACCTGTGGCGCTCGGACGTGACGCTGTTCGGCCAGACGTTCGACATCGGCCTGCCGGCGTGGGGCTTCATCCTGCAGCCCATCGGCTTCATCGGCTTCTTCGCGGCCTCCTTCGCGGAGACCAAGCGCGCCCCGTTCGACGTTCCGGAAGGCGAGTCGGAGATCATCGGCTACTTCGTCGAGTACTCCGGCATGAAGTTCGGCATGTTCATGATCTCCGAGTTCGTGGAGGTCGTGGTGCTGGCTGGTGTGACGACGACGCTGTTCTTCGGCGGCCACCACCTGCCCTTCTTCGGCGAGTGGCTGGCGAGCCAGCCCCTGATGCAGGAGCACGGCTGGCTGTACGGCACGCTGCTGGGCACGGTGTACTGGGTGAAGGTGCTGTTCCTCATCTGGGTGCAGCTGGTCATCCGGTGGACCTTCCCGCGCTTCCGCTACGACCAGATCCAGACCCTGGGCTGGAAGATCCTCCTCCCGCTCGCGCTGGGGAACGTGTTCGTCTCGGGCGCGCTGATTCTGTTGGACCCGTCCCTGCGGGCGCTCGCGGTGGTGGGCCTCCTGGAGCTGGGTGTGCTGTTCGTGCTGACGACGACGAAGAAGGAATCGGCGGAGGGCGGTGCGCATGACGGGCACGGCGCTCATGGTCATGACCACGGGCACGACGCGCACGGTGCGCCGGCCCATGCCAGCGCGGCGTCCTCGCACTAG